GGCTTCGGGCGGCGCGGCGCACGTGGTGTCGCTCGATGTGACCGACTATCAAAGCATCAAGTCGGCCGTCGCGCATGCGGAGACCGAAGCGGGCACGATCGACATTCTCGTGAACAACTCGGGCGTATCGACGACGCAAAAGCTTACGGACGTCACGCCGGCGGACTACGAGTACGTGTTCGATACGAATGCGCGCGGCGCGTTCTTCGTCGCGCAGGAAGTGGCGAAACGAATGATCATGCGCTCGGGCGGCGCGGCTCAGAAGCCGGCCTACCGCATCATCAACATCGCGTCGGTGGCCGGGCTGCGCGTGCTGCCGCAGATCGGGCTGTATTCGATCAGCAAGGCGGCCGTGGTCCACATGACCCGCGCGATGGCGCTCGAATGGGGACGGCACGGCATCAACGTGAACGCCATTGCACCGGGCTACATCGATACGGAGATCAACCATCACCATTGGTCGACCGACCAGGGGCAGAAGCTCTTGGCGATGCTGCCGCGGCGGCGCGTGGGTCGGCCCGAGGATCTCGACGGCTTGCTATTGCTTTTGGCGGCCGACGAATCGCAATTCATCAACGGCGCGGTCATCGCGGCCGACGACGGGTTCGGGCTCGCCTAACGAGGCCCGTCCGTCGCCAACCCGCTACGTCGACGTTGCGCCGGATTTTCTGTTGGAAGTGTTCTTTGGAAGTGGAAGAAGTAAAAGTGACGATCAACGATTATCAGGGCGTCTTCGAAATGTCGATGCCGATCCGCTGGGGCGACATGGACGCGTTCGGCCATGTCAACAACACCGTGTACTTTCGCTACATGGAGCAGGTGCGGATCAGTTGGTTCGAATCGATCGGCATCATGGGCGGCGCCGAGCAAGGGCAGGGGCCCGTCATCGTCAACGCTGCGATGGAATTTTTGCGGCAACTGCACTATCCGGGCGACGTGGTCGGGACGATGTCGGTGGGTAAGCCGGGGCGCAGCAGCTTCGATACAGGTTTCGAACTGCGTCGCGCCGACGATCCGGGCACGGTCTATGCGCGCGGCACCGCGCGGTGCGTGTGGATCGATTACGCCGCGGGCAGCTCCGTGCCGATGCCCGAGCGTCTGCGCGCGCTGCTCGAACATCCCCATCTCGTGATTGCGGGCTGACGCTTGCGTCGGCCGGTCGCCCGCATGTACGCCGCGCGCGCCGCTACCCGAGCAGCCGTTGCATGA
The sequence above is a segment of the Trinickia acidisoli genome. Coding sequences within it:
- a CDS encoding SDR family oxidoreductase, coding for MGRSINLEGKVALITGASSGLGKRFALVLSQAGAKVVLASRRVERLKELRAEIEASGGAAHVVSLDVTDYQSIKSAVAHAETEAGTIDILVNNSGVSTTQKLTDVTPADYEYVFDTNARGAFFVAQEVAKRMIMRSGGAAQKPAYRIINIASVAGLRVLPQIGLYSISKAAVVHMTRAMALEWGRHGINVNAIAPGYIDTEINHHHWSTDQGQKLLAMLPRRRVGRPEDLDGLLLLLAADESQFINGAVIAADDGFGLA
- a CDS encoding acyl-CoA thioesterase: MNDYQGVFEMSMPIRWGDMDAFGHVNNTVYFRYMEQVRISWFESIGIMGGAEQGQGPVIVNAAMEFLRQLHYPGDVVGTMSVGKPGRSSFDTGFELRRADDPGTVYARGTARCVWIDYAAGSSVPMPERLRALLEHPHLVIAG